The following coding sequences are from one Xiphias gladius isolate SHS-SW01 ecotype Sanya breed wild chromosome 14, ASM1685928v1, whole genome shotgun sequence window:
- the LOC120798624 gene encoding nuclear receptor ROR-beta-like: MRAQIEVIPCKICGDKSSGIHYGVITCEGCKGFFRRSQQNNAMYSCSRQRNCLIDRTNRNRCQHCRLQKCLALGMSRDAVKFGRMSKKQRDSLYAEVQKHQKSQECVGTGGGGSTALSLPREDGVCGGSGEDGEEGLSRSYSSGGSSSTLSDLDDIAALPDLFDLPLTPEEASEYCSLELLGGGGGASTGNTSNSSSSSSSSSSSLSNQNSPQQTILDGTDNNGIQLLHTHTHSHPLLGHTHALLDHLPDDCSITDLERITQSIVKSHLETCQYSAEDMKRFTWVQYTTEETRAFQNKSAEWMWQQCAHHITNAIQYVVEFAKRIAGFMDLCQNDQIILLKAGCLEVLLIRMCRAFNVNNSTIFFNGKFASAPFFKALGCDDLVSAVFDLGKGLCRLQLSDEEMALFSAAVLLSPDRPWLTEGQKVQKLQQKVYLALQHSLHKTSASDEKLDKMVSRLPIMKSICNLHIDKLEFFRLVHPETAYSFPPLYREVFGSEMSLPDSTDS; the protein is encoded by the exons CTCAGATCGAGGTCATCCCCTGTAAGATCTGTGGGGACAAGTCCTCAGGAATCCATTATGGAGTCATCACCTGCGAAGGCTGCAAG ggtTTCTTCCGCCGCAGCCAGCAGAACAATGCCATGTACTCTTGTTCCCGCCAGAGGAACTGCCTGATCGACCGAACTAACCGTAACCGCTGCCAGCACTGCCGCCTACAGAAGTGTCTGGCTCTGGGCATGAGCAGAGATG CAGTGAAGTTCGGTCGTATGTCAAAGAAGCAGCGTGACAGCCTCTATGCTGAAGTTCAGAAGCACCAGAAGTCCCAGGAGTGTGTGGGCACTGGAGGCGGGGGCTCCACAGCTCTATCCTTACCCAGGGAGGATGGAGTCTGTGGCGGCAGCGGGGAGGATGGTGAAGAGGGTCTGAGCCGGTCCTACAGCAGTGGGGGCTCCAGCTCCACCCTCAGCGACCTGGATGACATCGCGGCGCTGCCTGACCTGTTTGATCTGCCGCTGACCCCGGAGGAGGCCAGCGAGTACTGCAGCCTGGAGCTGCTTGGCGGAGGTGGAGGAGCCAGCACTGGGAACACCTCCAACTCatcgtcctcttcttcttcttcctcctcatccttgtCCAATCAGAATTCCCCGCAGCAGACTATACTGGACGGGACAGACAACAACGGGATACAGCtcctccatacacacacacactcacatccactgctgggacacacacatgcactgctgGACCATCTGCCTGATGACTGCTCAATTACAGACCTTG AGCGGATCACTCAGAGTATTGTCAAGTCTCACTTGGAGACGTGTCAGTACAGCGCTGAAGACATGAAGAGATTCACTTGGGTACAATACACAACTGAGGAAACACGTGCTTTTCAGAACAAG TCAGCTGAGTGGATGTGGCAGCAGTGTGCACACCACATCACCAATGCCATCCAGTATGTGGTGGAGTTTGCCAAACGCATTGCTGGCTTCATGGACCTGTGCCAGAATGATCAGATTATATTGCTGAAAGCAG GCTGCCTGGAGGTCCTGCTGATACGCATGTGCCGAGCCTTCAACGTCAACAACAGCACCATTTTCTTCAATGGAAAGTTTGCTTCGGCTCCGTTCTTCAAAGCACTTG GTTGTGATGACCTGGTCAGTGCAGTGTTTGACCTTGGAAAAGGACTCTGCCGTCTACAGCTGTCTGATGAAGAGATGGCTCTGTTTAGCGCTGCCGTCCTTCTGTCCCCTG ATCGACCCTGGCTGACAGAAGGCCAGAAGGTTCAGAAACTCCAGCAGAAAGTCTACCTGGCTCTGCAGCACAGCCTACATAAGACCAGTGCTTCTGACGAAAAACTAGACAAG ATGGTGTCCAGGCTGCCCATAATGAAATCGATCTGTAATCTCCACATTGATAAGCTGGAGTTTTTCCGTTTGGTCCACCCAGAGACCGCCTACAGTTTCCCACCACTGTACCGTGAAGTTTTTGGCAGCGAGATGTCTCTGCCGGACTCCACCGACAgctag
- the LOC120798631 gene encoding endophilin-A2-like: MSVAGFKKQFYKASQLMSEKVGGAEGTKLDEDFKDLERRADITSKAVVEVINKTSEYLQPNPATRAKLSMLNTVSKIRGQVNSPGYPQPEGLLGECMTKYGRDMGEDTNFGGALIDIGESMKRMAEVKDSLDIDVKQNFIDPLQAVAEKDIKDIQHHLKKLEGRRLDYDYKKKRQGKIQDEEIRQALEKFHESKEMAESSMNNLLETDVEQVSQLSSFVESLLQYHRQAEQILEELSDKLRERVNDAQNRPRREYTPKPRPAFDFGEVEQSNGGYSPAATSPSSYSPSEPCCKALYDFEPENDGELGFHEGDIITLVNQIDENWFEGSLGGKSGYFPNNYVEVMVPLPH, translated from the exons ATGTCCGTAGCAGGATTTAAGAAGCAATTTTACAAAGCAAGCCAG TTAATGAGTGAGAAGGTTGGAGGTGCAGAGGGAACCAAACTGGATGAAGACTTCAAGGACCTTGAAAGG AGAGCAGATATTACCAGCAAAGCAGTTGTGGAGGTcatcaataaaacatcagagTACCTCCAGCCCAACCCCGCAACGAGAGCTAAGCTTTCCATGCTCAACACAGTTTCCAAAATCCGTGGACAGGTGAATAGTCCAGGCTACCCCCAGCCTGAGGGCCTTCTGGGGGAGTGCATGACTAAGTACGGACGGGATATGGGCGAGGACACCAACTTTG gTGGGGCTCTAATAGACATAGGGGAGTCAATGAAGAGGATGGCCGAGGTCAAGGACTCTCTGGATATTGATGTGAAGCAGAATTTTATTGACCCACTGCAGGCAGTCGCTGAGAAGGATATCAAAGACATTCAG CACCACCTGAAGAAGCTGGAGGGCCGCCGTCTGGACTACGATTATAAAAAGAAACGTCAAGGTAAAATCCAAGATGAAGAGATCAGGCAAGCCCTGGAGAAGTTCCATGAGTCCAAAGAGATGGCTGAGAGCTCCATGAACAATCTGCTGGAAACAGAT gtggAGCAGGTGAGTCAGCTGTCCTCTTTTGTAGAGTCTCTGCTGCAGTACCACAGACAGGCCGAGCAGATCCTGGAGGAGCTTTCTGACAAACTGAGAGAAAG GGTGAACGATGCTCAGAACCGTCCAAGGCGCGAATACACACCCAAACCCAGACCAGCCTTTGACTTTGGAGAGGTAGAACAGTCCAACGGAGGATACTCACCTGCTGCAACAAGCCCTTCATCTTACTCTCCAT CTGAGCCATGCTGTAAAGCCCTGTATGACTTTGAGCCGGAGAACGACGGAGAGCTGGGCTTCCACGAGGGTGACATCATCACCTTGGTCAATCAAATCGATGAGAACTGGTTCGAGGGAAGCCTTGGTGGAAAATCAGGATACTTCCCCAACAACTATGTTGAAGTGATGGTGCCTCTACCGCACTGA
- the stap2a gene encoding signal-transducing adaptor protein 2a: MAAAPVRQRSGPGGPRAQLPPCYYEGYLEKRGPKEKASRRLWTCLCGNSLYFFNNAKDTHYVEKLDLSGFVSLKDDCSRDRNLEAARLILRMKDGETKLTAPNLESRELWKGFLYSVIDLNVPSCLTLLPGQLQMLKEVVDKERSRRRTRTPTRAPPSPLSVPLVGEIPPCFRPVSRTEAEVLLERHPDCGNMLIRPGRDGCSLAVTTRQDLNGSVFRHYRVTQRDQGGYVIDVENPIPCATLHEVIDALVEKTAGTLQPFLLEEPYEENITYVSANDENGERILHTAPSSPLPKAPALPPKQDRWSSSPLSRSPASDRRILTSSVPASPTNPMRRLILSPSPLAQTLNEELKMKLEKRRASQE, translated from the exons ATGGCGGCTGCACCCGTCAGACAGCGCTCCGGGCCAGGGGGACCCCGGGCGCAGCTCCCGCCCTGCTACTACGAAGGATACCTGGAGAAGCGCGGACCGAAAGAAAAG GCATCCAGACGACTGTGGACCTGTCTCTGCGGGAATTCTTTGTATTTCTTCAATAATGCCAAGGACACTCAT TATGTGGAGAAGCTGGACCTGAGTGGATTTGTGTCCCTCAAGGACGACTGCAGCCGGGACAGAAACCTGGAGGCGGCCAGACTCATCCTGCGCATGAAGGACGGGGAAACCAAACTGACA GCACCCAACTTAGAATCAAGGGAGCTGTGGAAAGGTTTCCTCTACTCTGTCATCGAT CTCAATGTACCGTCCTGTCTCACGTTGCTGCCGGGCCAACTGCAGATGCTGAAGGAGGTGGTGGACAAAGAAAGGTCCAGACGGAGAACTCGTACTCCCACACGCGCTCCTCCTTCACCGCTCTCCGTGCCTTTAGTAGGAGAGATCCCACC GTGCTTTCGACCAGTGTCCCGAACAGAGGCTGAAGTCCTTCTAGAGAGACACCCAGACTGCGGCAACATGTTGATCCGTCCAGGCAGAGATGGATGCTCGCTAGCTGTTACTACTCGCCAAGACCTCAATGG gtcgGTGTTCAGACATTACCGCGTGACCCAGAGGGACCAAGGTGGTTATGTCATTGATGTAGAAAATCCT ATTCCCTGTGCTACACTCCATGAGGTCATCGATGCCCTGGTAGAGAAGACGGCAGGTACTCTACAACCTTTCCTACTCGAGGAGCCGTATGAGGAGAATATCA CATATGTTTCCGCCAATGATGAAAATGGAGAAAGGATCCTCCACACTGCCCCTTCCAGCCCCCTGCCAAAGGCTCCTGCCCTGCCTCCAAAACAAG ATCGTTGGTCCAGCAGTCCCCTGTCCAGGTCGCCCGCCTCAGACCGCCGTATCCTGACCTCATCAGTGCCGGCCTCGCCCACCAACCCAATGAGGCGACTCATTCTCTCCCCATCGCCTCTTGCACAGA CGCTCAATGAAGAACTCAAAATGAAGCTGGAGAAGAGACGAGCCAGTCAGGAGTGA
- the sema4e gene encoding semaphorin-4E: MHPPLFLSVFWLLPLALTQEEVLPLDCVPRKFVPYHRDNAHMFHEEGVFNYSTMLLREDLDLLVLGTREAVYALDLNNISKKLASVKWEVTQQQKAECKNKGKDPELECKNYIRILHKMEDNRMYVCGTNAFDPECDYMSYADGNLALENKGEDGKGKCPFDPFQRYASIMVDNNLYSATSMNFLGSEPVLMRSSPVSIRTEFKSSWLNEPSFVSMAQMPESEKSAEGEDDKVYLFFSETAVECDCYNKLVVSRVARVCKGDLGGQRTLQKKWTSFLKARMDCPVLESQLPYIIQDTYRWCDPQQHWKNCLFYAIFTPQSDTSDLSAVCAYQVSEISRVFAEGKYKTPVPVETSFVKWVMYSGDVPVPRPGACINNEARKAGINQTLDLPDRTLQFIKDKPLMDQAIQPIGKKPLLVRRGATFTRIIVNQVQAADGRKYNVMFIGTEQGTMLKAVNYEGEMFIIEEIKLFQPPEPIKILKFSNVTGQLYAGSDYGAAQIPLASCERSLSCLDCVLARDPYCGWDKVVGRCIQLSNSQRELIQSVKGGDASLCPNADPVKPVNQSIWPGGNLKLSCPLPSNLAKTSWEQDNRPLNPSARLQLLQDGLLILNASGSDVGQYRCLSVERSKTDEYTTTVAEYQVRIASAGSGDGQILFPQAQTDGPTVAGLQAIVGLLVVSLLFLLAWNFYKGHLPLPCGKKNSKQSQESHEEGGLNSTVPYQEAQRPALAEDKPLVSGRDDGSSNNNHTRGEAPFSAAGEESDAPIVNLSSLQYIDDESEI, translated from the exons ATGCATCCGCCGCTGTTCCTCAGTGTCTTCTGGCTGCTCCCCCTGGCCTTGACGCAAGAAGAAGTCTTACCCTTGGACTGTGTTCCACGCAAATTTGTGCCCTATCATA GAGACAATGCTCACATGTTTCATGAGGAGGGTGTGTTCAACTACTCCACCATGTTGTTGAGAGAAGACCTGGATCTGCTAGTGCTGGGCACCAGGGAGGCAGTGTATGCTCTTGACCTCAACAACATCTCCAAGAAACTGGCTTCA GTGAAATGGGAAGTGACACAACAGCAAAAAGCTGagtgtaaaaacaaaggaaaagatCCTGAG tTGGAGTGCAAGAACTATATAAGGATCCTACACAAGATGGAGGATAAcaggatgtatgtgtgtggaacCAATGCTTTCGATCCAGAGTGTGATTACATG tcCTATGCAGATGGAAACCTGGCTCTTGAGAACAAAGGAGAGGATGGCAAAGGGAAGTGTCCATTTGATCCTTTCCAGAGATATGCCTCCATCATGGTTG ATAACAACCTATACTCAGCTACTTCAATGAACTTCCTGGGCTCTGAACCTGTCCTGATGCGCAGCTCTCCTGTCTCCATACGCACTGAGTTCAAGAGTTCCTGGCTTAATG AGCCCAGTTTTGTTTCAATGGCTCAGATGCCAGAGAGTGAGAAAAGTGCGGAGGGAGAAGATGACAAGGTTTACCTGTTCTTCAGTGAGACAGCTGTGGAATGTGACTGCTACAACAAACTAGTGGTCTCCCGTGTGGCCCGTGTCTGCAAG gGGGATCTTGGAGGTCAGAGGACTTTGCAGAAGAAGTGGACATCGTTCCTGAAGGCCAGGATGGACTGTCCAGTTCTGGAGTCCCAGCTGCCGTACATTATCCAGGACACTTACCGCTGGTGTGACCCCCAGCAGCATTGGAAGAACTGTTTGTTCTACGCTATCTTCACACCACAGTC ggaCACATCAGACCTGTCTGCAGTGTGTGCGTACCAGGTGTCTGAAATCAGCAGAGTGTTTGCAGAGGGAAAGTACAAGACTCCAGTCCCCGTAGAAACCTCTTTTGTTAAGTGGGTGATGTATAGTGGAGATGTCCCTGTCCCTCGGCCTGGAGCT TGTATAAACAATGAGGCTCGTAAAGCGGGTATAAATCAGACTCTGGACCTCCCAGACCGTACCCTTCAATTTATCAAAGATAAGCCCCTCATGGACCAGGCTATCCAGCCGATTGGAAAGAAGCCTCTGCTGGTGCGAAGGGGAGCTACTTTTACACGCATCATAGTCAACCAAGTGCAGGCTGCAGATGGCAGGAAGTACAACGTGATGTTTATAGGCACAG AGCAAGGCACCATGCTGAAAGCAGTAAACTACGAAGGAGAGATGTTCATCATAGAGGAAATTAAACTTTTCCAGCCCCCAGAGCCAATCAAGATCCTGAAATTTTCGAATGTCACG GGTCAGCTCTATGCAGGCTCAGACTATGGAGCAGCACAGATACCACTGGCCAGCTGTGAGAGGTCCTTATCCTGTCTGGACTGTGTTCTAGCCAGAGACCCATACTGTGGCTGGGACAAAGTTGTTGGGAGATGTATTCAACTTTCTAATTCACAAAG AGAGCTAATCCAGAGTGTGAAAGGAGGAGATGCCTCTCTTTGCCCAAATGCTG atcctgTTAAACCCGTGAATCAGTCCATCTGGCCAGGCGGTAACCTAAAGCTCAGTTGCCCTTTGCCTTCCAACTTGGCAAAAACCAGCTGGGAGCAGGACAACCGTCCTCTGAACCCTTCAGCTCGGCTTCAGCTACTACAAGACGGACTGCTTATCCTCAATGCTTCAGGCAGTGATGTTGGTCAGTACCGCTGCCTGTCTGTGGAGCGCTCCAAAACTGATGAGTACACAACCACTGTGGCAGAGTACCAGGTCAGAATAGCCTCAGCAGGCTCTGGTGATGGTCAGATATTGTTTCCACAGGCTCAGACCGATGGCCCCACTGTGGCTGGACTGCAGGCCATAGTCGGGCTCCTAGtagtttctcttcttttccttttggccTGGAACTTTTACAAAGGCCACCTACCCCTTCCCTGTGGAAAGAAGAATAGCAAACAATCCCAGGAGTCTCACGAGGAGGGGGGTCTGAACTCCACTGTGCCCTACCAAGAGGCACAGAGGCCAGCACTGGCAGAGGACAAGCCCCTGGTATCTGGAAGAGACGACGGCAGCAGTAATAACAACCACACCAGAGGGGAGGCACCATTTAGTGCTGCAGGGGAAGAGAGTGATGCCCCAATAGTTAACCTGTCATCTCTGCAGTACATTGATGATGAGTCAGAGATCTAA